One window from the genome of Spiractinospora alimapuensis encodes:
- the glpK gene encoding glycerol kinase GlpK, whose amino-acid sequence MTARGAGAARRSVMAIDQGTTSTRCILFDHRGRLTAVVRREHQHHFPKPGWVEHDAEAIWRDVERLMPQVLRQAGLSAEEIVAVGIANQRETTVLWDRHTGETVGRAIGWEDTRTQALVDHLADHPAAQDVPERCGLPLASYFSAPKIRWLLENTPGLRERAERGDVLFGTMDSWLVWNLTGGPRGGVHVTDVTNASRTLLMDLRTLAWDDTLLDLFRIPRAMLPRITASTGILATTTAGVPGLRVTAVLGDQQAALFGQTCFDAGEAKCTYGTGGFLLLNTGKDPVRSTHGLLTTVGFQLEDEPAVYALEGSIAVTGSLVQWLRDQLRIINSAPEIETLAETVPDTGGCYVVPAFSGLLAPYWRGEARGIIVGLTSYINRGHLARAVLEATAWQTRDVVEAMNADSGLDLATLRVDGGMTANHLLMQVLADVLDVPVVRPMVAETVSLGAAYAAGLAAGHWSDLRGLRENWHRAGQWTPSSSRGHRDDDYADWRRAVELTFGWIRN is encoded by the coding sequence ATGACCGCACGGGGGGCCGGTGCCGCGCGACGAAGCGTCATGGCCATCGACCAGGGAACCACCTCCACGCGCTGTATCCTCTTCGACCACCGCGGTCGCCTGACCGCGGTGGTGCGGCGCGAGCACCAGCATCACTTCCCCAAGCCCGGCTGGGTGGAGCATGACGCCGAGGCGATCTGGCGCGACGTGGAGCGCCTCATGCCCCAGGTTCTACGACAGGCGGGCCTGTCCGCGGAGGAGATCGTGGCGGTCGGGATCGCCAACCAGCGCGAGACCACCGTCCTGTGGGACCGCCATACCGGTGAGACCGTCGGACGGGCGATCGGATGGGAGGACACGCGCACCCAAGCACTCGTGGACCACCTCGCCGACCATCCCGCTGCCCAGGACGTGCCCGAGCGCTGCGGACTGCCCCTGGCGAGCTACTTCTCCGCACCCAAGATTCGCTGGCTCCTGGAGAACACGCCGGGCCTGCGCGAACGGGCCGAACGTGGCGACGTCCTCTTCGGCACCATGGACAGTTGGCTGGTCTGGAACCTCACCGGTGGCCCCCGTGGCGGGGTGCACGTCACCGACGTCACCAACGCCAGCCGCACCCTGCTGATGGACCTGCGCACCCTCGCGTGGGACGACACGTTGCTGGACCTGTTCCGGATCCCCCGCGCCATGCTTCCGCGGATCACCGCCTCCACCGGGATCCTCGCCACGACGACCGCCGGAGTACCGGGTCTGCGCGTCACGGCCGTCCTCGGTGACCAGCAGGCGGCGCTGTTCGGCCAGACGTGCTTCGACGCCGGGGAGGCCAAGTGCACCTACGGGACGGGCGGTTTCCTCCTGCTGAACACCGGCAAGGACCCGGTGCGTTCCACCCACGGTCTCCTCACCACCGTGGGGTTCCAGCTCGAGGACGAGCCCGCGGTCTACGCGCTGGAAGGGTCGATCGCCGTCACCGGCTCCTTGGTGCAGTGGCTGCGGGACCAGCTCAGGATCATCAACAGCGCCCCCGAGATCGAGACACTCGCCGAGACGGTGCCGGACACCGGCGGTTGCTACGTGGTTCCTGCCTTCTCCGGGCTGCTCGCCCCCTACTGGCGCGGCGAGGCCCGTGGCATCATCGTCGGCCTGACCTCCTACATCAACCGGGGCCACCTCGCCCGCGCGGTACTTGAGGCCACGGCCTGGCAGACGCGGGACGTCGTCGAGGCGATGAACGCCGACTCCGGGCTGGACCTGGCCACCCTGCGCGTCGACGGGGGGATGACGGCCAACCACCTGTTGATGCAGGTCCTCGCCGACGTGCTCGACGTGCCGGTCGTCCGCCCGATGGTCGCCGAGACGGTCTCGCTGGGCGCGGCCTACGCCGCCGGGCTGGCCGCGGGACATTGGTCGGACCTGCGGGGCCTACGCGAGAACTGGCACCGTGCCGGGCAGTGGACGCCGTCATCCTCGCGGGGGCACAGGGACGACGACTACGCGGACTGGCGCCGGGCCGTGGAGCTGACGTTCGGCTGGATCCGGAACTGA
- a CDS encoding NAD(P)/FAD-dependent oxidoreductase → MRTVVVIGAGVVGASIAWNLALRGVRAVILEQADQVATATSGASFSRATAFGKTPAPYFALNHDGLRELHRLREDGVPGFHLCPSLVWTRDTDQLADDVSSARDRGYQAALVPAAGPHQPCRLSVASLPDQVAHLPHEGWVDLPVMSRWMVDQAWRHGADVRYGARVTALRTRPTGVVCGVTLEDGSVVDADMVVNAAGAQAQHVAGLVGAPLRLAPTPGLLVDVVTPGGLDAMVLGPDISVRPAGPRTVRLRSDAVDTRLASHVGPHPRGLDATPRRPLTSLVQELVERAAALLPGLRGRRPDAARVGVRAYPADGLPSVGTLDGIPGYYEAVTHSGASLGPLLGRHIAAAIATDTPVPCLAAYSPNRFSVEAPADDARGPAHELATEKGNP, encoded by the coding sequence GTGCGCACGGTAGTCGTCATCGGTGCCGGAGTGGTCGGAGCGTCGATCGCGTGGAACCTCGCCCTGCGCGGGGTCCGTGCCGTGATCCTGGAACAGGCCGACCAGGTCGCCACCGCCACCAGCGGGGCCTCGTTCTCCCGCGCCACCGCCTTCGGCAAGACACCAGCTCCGTACTTCGCGCTTAACCACGACGGGTTGCGCGAGCTCCACCGGTTGCGGGAGGACGGGGTTCCCGGCTTCCACCTCTGCCCGAGCCTCGTGTGGACCCGTGACACCGACCAGTTGGCCGACGACGTGAGCAGCGCCCGTGACCGGGGGTACCAGGCCGCGCTCGTTCCCGCGGCAGGGCCCCACCAGCCGTGCCGGCTCAGTGTCGCGTCCCTGCCCGACCAAGTCGCACACCTGCCCCACGAAGGCTGGGTCGACCTCCCGGTCATGTCCCGCTGGATGGTGGACCAGGCCTGGCGGCACGGCGCGGACGTCCGGTATGGGGCGCGCGTCACCGCGCTCCGTACTCGGCCCACCGGCGTCGTGTGCGGTGTCACACTGGAGGACGGCAGCGTCGTCGACGCCGACATGGTCGTGAACGCCGCCGGTGCGCAGGCCCAGCACGTCGCCGGCCTCGTCGGTGCGCCGCTGCGACTCGCGCCGACACCGGGGCTCCTGGTCGACGTCGTCACCCCGGGCGGTCTGGACGCCATGGTGCTCGGTCCGGACATCAGTGTCCGCCCCGCGGGCCCCCGAACCGTACGCCTGCGTTCGGACGCGGTCGACACCCGGCTGGCCTCCCACGTCGGCCCTCATCCGCGTGGGCTCGACGCGACCCCGCGCCGCCCCCTGACCTCACTCGTCCAGGAGCTCGTGGAGCGGGCCGCCGCCCTCCTTCCCGGACTGCGTGGCCGACGCCCCGACGCGGCGCGCGTCGGTGTCCGGGCCTACCCCGCTGACGGACTGCCCAGTGTCGGCACGCTCGACGGGATACCCGGTTACTACGAGGCGGTCACCCACAGTGGGGCCTCGCTCGGTCCCTTGCTTGGACGCCACATCGCGGCCGCGATCGCGACGGACACCCCCGTCCCGTGTCTCGCCGCCTACTCCCCGAACCGATTCTCCGTAGAGGCCCCGGCTGACGACGCCCGCGGCCCCGCCCACGAACTCGCCACCGAGAAGGGAAACCCATGA
- a CDS encoding phenylacetate--CoA ligase family protein — protein MGRHLPTLNEWSDFAGLRQIWDERLPDVLRRANRSDFYRGRFGTDPATLTTRTLAGLPLTRKDDLRACYPFGMVAVPRRELISYHESSGTSPGQTTASFHTEADWSEMVERFGRGRQRLTDTDTVLVRVPYAMVTIAHQVHAAAREARSMVVPADARSTAMTYPRVLGLLRDVRVTVAAALPTEPLLWAACARMLDESPREFAPDLRTLILTGEPLSPARRSRIQELWGCDATVSYGNSECGSNLAGECPEGVLHLWADRYLPEILDPRTGSTSEEGRGRLLLTTLVREAMPLVRYDTGDAVELSYDDCACGWALPRIRVLGRWEQGVTVEGRLVFVAEVEEAVYRLPAELGVLFWRATEDKGSLRVLVEAEATTADRVTACLTDLLTEQLGVQAAVTVVAPGTLVDRAELVRESHIAKPRYLSTSAAGAAGLLYPPPAGGAATTAARVPRHGAPFPRR, from the coding sequence ATGGGGCGACATCTTCCAACGCTCAACGAGTGGTCCGATTTCGCCGGCCTGCGCCAAATATGGGATGAGCGACTGCCCGATGTTCTGCGCCGCGCCAACCGCAGTGACTTCTATCGGGGACGGTTCGGGACGGATCCCGCGACGCTCACCACGCGAACACTCGCGGGTCTACCCCTGACCCGAAAAGACGATCTTCGGGCGTGCTACCCCTTCGGCATGGTCGCTGTCCCTCGCCGGGAGCTGATCTCCTACCACGAGTCCAGCGGCACCTCGCCAGGACAGACAACTGCGTCCTTCCACACCGAGGCCGACTGGTCGGAAATGGTGGAGCGGTTCGGGCGGGGCCGCCAGCGGCTCACCGACACCGACACCGTGCTCGTCCGCGTTCCCTACGCGATGGTCACCATCGCCCACCAGGTTCACGCGGCGGCGCGCGAGGCGCGGTCCATGGTCGTTCCGGCCGACGCGCGCTCGACCGCGATGACCTATCCCCGAGTGCTCGGTCTGTTGCGCGATGTGCGAGTGACGGTCGCCGCCGCACTGCCGACCGAGCCACTGCTGTGGGCCGCGTGCGCCCGAATGCTGGACGAGTCGCCCAGGGAGTTCGCCCCCGACCTGCGCACCCTGATCCTGACTGGGGAGCCGTTGAGCCCAGCCCGACGAAGTCGGATCCAGGAGCTGTGGGGATGCGACGCCACCGTCAGCTACGGCAATTCCGAATGCGGATCCAATCTCGCCGGGGAGTGCCCGGAGGGGGTGCTCCACCTGTGGGCGGACCGCTACCTTCCCGAGATCCTCGATCCGAGAACCGGGTCCACCAGTGAGGAGGGGCGCGGCCGGCTCCTACTCACCACGCTCGTCCGCGAGGCGATGCCACTGGTGCGCTACGACACCGGCGACGCGGTGGAGTTGAGCTACGACGACTGCGCGTGCGGGTGGGCTCTGCCCCGGATCCGTGTCCTGGGACGGTGGGAGCAGGGTGTGACGGTCGAGGGCCGGCTCGTCTTCGTGGCGGAGGTCGAGGAGGCCGTCTACCGGCTCCCCGCGGAACTGGGCGTACTGTTCTGGCGAGCCACCGAGGACAAGGGAAGCCTGCGGGTTCTCGTGGAGGCCGAGGCCACGACGGCCGACCGTGTGACCGCGTGCCTCACTGACCTCCTCACCGAACAGCTCGGAGTCCAGGCCGCCGTCACGGTGGTCGCCCCCGGAACCCTCGTCGACCGGGCCGAGCTCGTCCGCGAGTCACACATCGCCAAGCCGCGCTATCTGTCGACCTCGGCCGCCGGCGCGGCGGGCCTCCTCTACCCCCCACCCGCGGGCGGGGCCGCGACCACGGCCGCGCGCGTGCCCCGCCACGGCGCGCCATTCCCTCGTCGTTGA
- the glpK gene encoding glycerol kinase GlpK — protein sequence MSKYVAAIDQGTTSTRCMIFDHGGAVVSVDQREHEQIFPQAGWVEHDPEEIWRNTREVCAAALAKADLVTEDVLAVGITNQRETTVVWDRTTGRPVYNAIVWQDTRTDRIVADLGRLGGGQTRYQATTGLPLATYFSGPKVKWILDNVPGARERAEAGELLFGNMDTWVLWNATGGPDGGIHVTDPTNASRTLLMDLDTLTWNSQTAADMGIPLSMLPEIRSSSEVYGHIRARGAFAGLPVAGILGDQQAATFGQACLAPGEAKNTYGTGNFVLLNTGTEKVMSKNGLLTTVCYKIGAQDTVYALEGSIAVTGSLVQWLRDNLGLISTAAEVEQLAHGVEDNGGVYFVPAFSGLFAPYWRSDARGAIVGLTRFANKGHLAHAVLQATAFQSREVIDAMNADSGVPLKSLKVDGGMVVNELLMQFQADILGVPVIRPVVAETTALGAAYAAGLAVGFWEGEEDIRANWAKDKQWDPRLDREEREKQYRTWKKAVTKTFDWLEEE from the coding sequence ATGAGCAAGTACGTAGCCGCCATCGACCAGGGCACCACCTCGACCCGCTGCATGATCTTCGATCACGGTGGCGCCGTAGTCTCGGTCGACCAGCGTGAGCACGAGCAGATCTTCCCGCAGGCCGGATGGGTGGAGCACGATCCGGAGGAGATCTGGCGCAACACCAGGGAGGTCTGTGCCGCCGCGCTGGCCAAGGCCGACCTCGTCACCGAGGACGTTCTCGCGGTGGGCATCACCAACCAACGCGAGACCACGGTGGTCTGGGATCGCACCACCGGACGTCCGGTGTACAACGCGATCGTCTGGCAGGACACCCGCACCGACCGAATCGTCGCCGACCTGGGGCGGCTCGGCGGAGGACAGACCCGATACCAGGCGACGACCGGCCTTCCCCTCGCCACCTACTTCTCCGGACCCAAGGTCAAGTGGATCCTGGACAACGTGCCGGGTGCGAGAGAGCGCGCGGAGGCGGGCGAGCTCCTGTTCGGGAACATGGACACCTGGGTGTTATGGAACGCCACCGGGGGACCTGACGGTGGCATCCACGTCACTGACCCGACCAACGCCTCACGCACACTCCTGATGGACCTCGACACACTGACCTGGAACTCCCAGACCGCGGCCGACATGGGAATCCCCCTGTCCATGCTCCCGGAGATCCGCTCCTCGTCAGAGGTCTACGGGCATATCCGTGCCCGCGGTGCCTTCGCCGGCCTGCCCGTCGCCGGGATCCTCGGCGACCAGCAGGCCGCGACCTTCGGACAGGCCTGTCTCGCGCCGGGCGAGGCGAAGAACACCTACGGCACCGGCAACTTCGTGCTGCTCAACACCGGTACCGAGAAGGTCATGAGCAAGAACGGCCTACTCACCACGGTGTGCTACAAGATCGGCGCTCAGGACACCGTCTACGCCCTCGAGGGGTCGATCGCGGTCACCGGGTCCCTCGTCCAGTGGCTCCGGGACAACTTGGGCCTGATCAGCACCGCCGCGGAGGTGGAGCAACTGGCACACGGCGTGGAGGATAACGGCGGCGTCTACTTCGTCCCCGCGTTCTCCGGCCTCTTCGCCCCCTACTGGCGCTCCGACGCGCGCGGCGCGATCGTGGGGCTCACTCGCTTCGCGAACAAGGGGCACCTCGCGCACGCGGTCCTGCAGGCCACGGCGTTCCAGTCGCGTGAGGTCATCGACGCCATGAACGCCGACTCCGGGGTACCGCTGAAGTCCCTCAAGGTGGACGGCGGCATGGTCGTCAACGAACTGCTCATGCAGTTCCAGGCCGACATCCTCGGTGTCCCCGTCATCCGTCCCGTGGTCGCCGAGACCACCGCGCTGGGAGCGGCCTACGCCGCGGGCCTCGCGGTCGGGTTCTGGGAGGGCGAGGAGGACATTCGCGCCAACTGGGCCAAGGACAAGCAGTGGGATCCGCGCCTGGACCGGGAGGAGCGCGAGAAGCAGTACCGGACCTGGAAGAAGGCCGTCACCAAGACCTTCGACTGGTTGGAAGAGGAGTAA
- a CDS encoding threonine synthase — protein MGVVLRYEDLMRESSGREGGFSIVCVLCGRRQEDELVNRCPDCGGAVDAIHDMGRVSLGEGSNPLQRYFDLLPLRRKSSIHWLGDGGTPCFLAEDFGRRVGLPRLVLKNEAANPTLSTKDRIASLGLSRFVELGVKKFVMASTGNSSTAYARGVQSLSGMEMALFCGTRFRGRLNYPDHPAVATYLVEGDFVSAGKVARRFAERTGALSEGGFFNLARREGLKLAYLEAFDQMEDPPDYVFQAVSSGMGLLGAYKGACEYQHLGRLPRLPGFVAVQQSRCAPMAHAYAEGAAAIESRHVIAEPRGLAEAILRGDPSQTYPYIRHICQSTGGRIVDVDDEAIRSTRALLEETEGVRVCYASATALAGAVRMRQAGMLTEHQRVLVNLTGSDRTGWGTPTRVRVVDESWPREPVDWNGLSRGDRDDDAGRPDPVVGRDTCAR, from the coding sequence ATGGGCGTCGTCCTGCGTTACGAGGACCTCATGCGTGAGTCCTCCGGACGGGAGGGAGGGTTCTCTATCGTCTGTGTACTGTGCGGACGCCGACAGGAGGACGAGCTCGTCAACCGCTGTCCGGACTGTGGCGGGGCCGTGGACGCGATTCACGACATGGGTCGGGTCTCACTGGGTGAGGGGAGTAATCCACTCCAACGGTACTTCGACCTCCTCCCGCTGCGCCGTAAAAGCAGCATCCATTGGTTGGGTGACGGTGGAACCCCTTGTTTTCTGGCCGAGGATTTCGGGCGTCGTGTCGGGCTGCCGCGGTTGGTCCTCAAGAACGAGGCCGCCAATCCGACTCTGAGCACGAAAGACCGAATTGCCTCCCTGGGTCTGTCCCGGTTTGTCGAACTCGGGGTGAAAAAGTTCGTGATGGCCTCCACCGGTAACAGTTCCACGGCATATGCCCGGGGTGTTCAGTCGCTTTCCGGGATGGAGATGGCGCTCTTCTGTGGCACCCGTTTCCGCGGACGCCTCAACTACCCCGACCACCCTGCCGTCGCCACCTACCTCGTCGAGGGGGACTTCGTCTCCGCGGGAAAGGTCGCCCGTCGCTTCGCCGAGCGGACCGGAGCCCTGTCCGAGGGGGGCTTCTTCAACCTGGCGCGCCGAGAGGGTCTGAAGCTCGCCTACCTGGAGGCCTTCGACCAGATGGAGGATCCACCCGACTACGTTTTCCAGGCCGTGAGCAGCGGGATGGGCCTCCTCGGCGCGTACAAGGGGGCCTGCGAGTACCAACACCTGGGTCGCCTCCCGCGGCTACCGGGTTTCGTCGCGGTGCAGCAGTCGCGTTGCGCACCCATGGCGCACGCCTACGCCGAGGGAGCGGCCGCGATCGAGTCCCGACACGTCATCGCCGAACCCCGGGGTCTCGCGGAGGCCATCCTGCGCGGCGATCCGAGCCAGACCTACCCCTACATCCGACACATCTGCCAGAGCACCGGTGGCCGGATCGTCGACGTGGACGACGAGGCGATCCGGAGCACCCGCGCCCTCCTGGAGGAAACCGAGGGGGTGCGCGTCTGTTACGCCAGCGCCACCGCCCTCGCCGGTGCGGTGCGCATGCGACAGGCGGGCATGCTCACCGAACACCAGCGGGTGCTGGTCAATCTCACCGGCAGCGACCGCACAGGGTGGGGCACACCGACCCGCGTCCGCGTCGTCGACGAGTCCTGGCCGAGGGAGCCGGTGGACTGGAACGGGCTGTCCCGCGGAGACCGGGACGACGACGCCGGCCGTCCCGACCCGGTCGTGGGGAGGGACACGTGCGCACGGTAG
- a CDS encoding class I adenylate-forming enzyme family protein — translation MNPVLDALRGDEPQRIVLHDRWGATTAGQALETIRRIAGALSDDDYGPGRVAALFGPVSTRSYLCAVAAEWAGGGQVEVPTDLPLDEQRRIITTCEARHVIADPTTVDSSTLRDLAETPGVELLTLGPASSGTDLLAPDHPAPTTLPVRHEAREGEPNRITLTGGTTGRAKLVLRRHPPTRPPNVPWLATIMRRGPTPATVLKSGRLTGFGRTLGDAALTMGGRFVSRPTFDPDEVLRLLVEEGVTHLALSPHELRTLIEHPPTATTDLPHLRFILSATAATSPTLLRRAIEVFGPIVRPVYGQTEAGLISSLEPEDYASGVAEVLRSCGRPLPRVGVEVRGEDGTPVPPGRRGEIWVTTPNMMDEYLDRPGDTAHALQRGWLRTGDVGLLDQRGLLTVLGRASEGIPIGETVVFASEVDTILQQHPRVRDSATVDLPGSAGPTLGAVVVTTDPGVSGPELLAHLAEHSGRLPVPSVVRNASHIPRTYANEPHWDTLRAWCASPEAHPVAADVASSRRHP, via the coding sequence TTGAACCCCGTACTCGACGCCCTGCGCGGTGACGAACCCCAGCGGATCGTCCTTCACGATCGCTGGGGCGCGACCACCGCCGGCCAGGCGCTGGAAACGATCCGGCGGATCGCGGGCGCACTGTCGGACGACGACTACGGTCCCGGCCGTGTCGCCGCCCTGTTCGGCCCGGTGAGCACCCGTTCGTACCTGTGCGCGGTGGCCGCCGAGTGGGCCGGCGGCGGTCAGGTGGAGGTCCCGACCGACCTCCCGCTCGACGAACAGCGGCGGATCATCACCACCTGCGAGGCTCGGCACGTGATCGCCGACCCCACGACCGTCGACTCGTCCACGCTGCGGGACCTCGCCGAGACACCAGGGGTCGAACTCCTCACCCTGGGCCCGGCGTCGTCCGGTACCGACCTCCTGGCACCCGACCACCCTGCCCCCACCACGTTGCCCGTACGACACGAGGCACGCGAGGGAGAACCGAACCGAATCACCCTCACCGGCGGCACGACCGGACGGGCCAAGCTCGTCCTCCGCCGACACCCGCCGACCCGGCCGCCCAACGTCCCCTGGTTGGCGACGATCATGCGGAGAGGACCGACCCCCGCGACGGTGCTCAAGTCCGGACGGCTGACCGGCTTCGGGCGCACCCTGGGCGACGCCGCGCTGACCATGGGAGGACGGTTCGTCAGCCGCCCCACCTTCGACCCCGACGAGGTTCTCCGACTGTTGGTCGAGGAGGGGGTCACGCACTTGGCGCTGTCCCCGCACGAACTGCGCACCCTCATCGAGCACCCGCCGACCGCCACCACGGACCTCCCGCACCTGCGCTTCATCCTCAGCGCCACCGCCGCGACCAGTCCGACACTCCTGCGACGCGCTATCGAGGTGTTCGGTCCGATCGTGCGTCCGGTCTACGGACAGACCGAAGCGGGACTCATCAGCAGTCTCGAACCGGAGGACTACGCCTCCGGCGTCGCAGAGGTCCTCAGAAGCTGTGGACGCCCCCTTCCACGCGTCGGGGTGGAGGTGCGCGGCGAGGACGGGACACCCGTGCCTCCGGGACGACGCGGCGAGATCTGGGTCACCACACCGAACATGATGGACGAGTACTTGGATCGCCCAGGCGACACCGCCCACGCCCTCCAGCGGGGCTGGCTGCGAACCGGTGACGTGGGCCTCCTGGACCAGCGGGGTCTGCTCACGGTGCTGGGGCGCGCCTCCGAGGGGATACCGATCGGCGAAACCGTCGTGTTCGCCAGCGAGGTGGACACGATCCTGCAGCAGCACCCGAGGGTGCGGGATTCCGCGACCGTCGACCTCCCTGGGAGCGCTGGCCCCACTCTGGGCGCCGTGGTGGTCACGACCGATCCTGGTGTGAGTGGGCCCGAACTGCTGGCACACCTCGCCGAGCACAGTGGTCGCCTACCCGTGCCTTCGGTGGTCCGCAACGCCTCGCACATCCCCCGCACCTACGCCAACGAACCGCACTGGGACACCCTGCGTGCCTGGTGTGCCTCCCCGGAGGCTCATCCGGTCGCGGCCGACGTTGCCTCCTCCCGACGGCACCCCTGA
- a CDS encoding aspartate aminotransferase family protein produces the protein MTHTISSARPTPGARIGQTNETAYEALHQVVAGGVSSNMRARGIAAPIVVESAAGCRVHDIEGNELIDVNMGYGPHIFGYADHDVTGRIAEQFHRGHLTGLPHRLDQEAASLVTELVPSVEQLRFANSGTEALMSTIRLARAVTGRSLILTFSGHYHGWSETLLRGRDGDGVHPRPGAAGMIPEAVDHTLQVPWNDADAVEKVFLQYGAELGAVICEPVLGNVGVVPPAPGFLELLRQRTRDHGALLVFDEVITGFRVARGGAQQLYGVTPDLTVLSKVMGGGFPVAAFGGSREVMAPLTRYEAFHAGVYSGNHAALSAVAAQLAKIRAAATLYPELEGLGAYAEERVRAAAAAAGRTLSVRRVGSVMSAGLLDDATGELDESGHRALQMACQRRGVYFHPVPDEPWFLSTAHTTRDIDTVALVLERALREVPVGGGTS, from the coding sequence ATGACACACACCATTTCCAGCGCGCGACCCACACCGGGCGCGCGGATTGGCCAGACGAACGAGACCGCCTACGAGGCCCTGCACCAGGTCGTCGCCGGAGGCGTCAGCAGCAACATGCGCGCGCGGGGTATCGCGGCCCCGATCGTGGTCGAGTCCGCCGCCGGATGCCGGGTTCACGACATCGAGGGCAACGAGCTCATCGACGTCAACATGGGCTACGGTCCGCACATCTTCGGATACGCCGACCATGACGTCACCGGGCGGATCGCCGAGCAGTTCCACCGCGGACACCTGACCGGGCTGCCCCACCGCCTGGACCAGGAGGCGGCGTCCCTGGTCACCGAACTCGTCCCCAGCGTGGAACAGCTACGGTTCGCGAACTCCGGCACCGAAGCACTGATGTCCACCATCCGGCTGGCCCGAGCGGTCACCGGTCGAAGTCTGATCCTCACGTTCAGCGGCCATTACCACGGATGGAGCGAGACACTGCTGCGCGGACGGGACGGCGACGGTGTCCACCCACGACCGGGTGCGGCGGGAATGATCCCCGAAGCGGTCGACCACACGCTGCAGGTCCCGTGGAACGACGCCGACGCGGTGGAGAAGGTGTTCCTCCAGTACGGTGCGGAGTTGGGAGCGGTGATCTGCGAACCCGTCCTCGGCAACGTCGGAGTCGTGCCGCCCGCGCCCGGTTTCCTGGAGCTGCTGCGTCAACGCACGCGGGATCACGGTGCGTTGCTCGTCTTCGACGAGGTGATCACCGGCTTCCGAGTCGCGCGTGGGGGAGCGCAGCAGCTTTACGGGGTCACACCCGACCTCACGGTGCTGTCCAAGGTCATGGGCGGCGGATTCCCGGTCGCGGCCTTCGGTGGATCCCGCGAGGTCATGGCCCCTCTCACCCGGTACGAGGCCTTCCACGCCGGTGTCTACTCCGGCAACCACGCGGCGCTGAGCGCCGTGGCCGCGCAACTCGCGAAGATCCGCGCCGCGGCGACACTGTACCCGGAGCTCGAGGGACTGGGGGCCTACGCGGAGGAGCGGGTCCGCGCCGCGGCGGCCGCCGCCGGGCGGACCCTGTCGGTGCGCCGTGTCGGCTCGGTGATGTCGGCCGGACTGCTGGACGACGCGACCGGGGAACTGGACGAGAGCGGACACCGCGCCCTGCAGATGGCCTGTCAGCGACGCGGGGTCTACTTCCACCCGGTGCCGGACGAACCGTGGTTCCTCAGTACCGCGCACACCACTCGGGACATCGACACCGTCGCCCTCGTCCTCGAACGTGCCCTGCGTGAGGTCCCGGTCGGCGGAGGCACCTCATGA
- a CDS encoding IclR family transcriptional regulator produces MPGPVQSIERAAAILRLLDRGSGQLGVSEIADSLDLARGTTHGILRTLRGVGFVEQDNLTGKYQLGVVLRDLGTSSLDGNELRSLASNWADTLAARSRETVRVGAPGRGHVLVVHHVFRPDDSPQALDVGALLPLHATALGKSLLAGDAHLMAALTHQPLERFTPRTVVDHDALAVTLPAIRRAGWAGEYGEMTLEEASLAAPIRGPGGLVVGAISVSGPVDRICDSRGRHRDALVDQVRAAAHAISRELEAPRP; encoded by the coding sequence GTGCCAGGCCCCGTGCAGTCGATCGAGCGAGCCGCTGCCATCCTGCGTCTGCTCGACCGAGGCTCCGGCCAGCTCGGCGTCAGCGAGATCGCCGACTCACTCGACCTGGCCCGCGGCACCACCCACGGCATCCTGCGCACGCTCCGGGGAGTCGGCTTCGTCGAGCAGGACAACCTCACCGGCAAGTACCAGCTCGGTGTCGTGCTCCGGGACCTGGGCACCAGCTCCCTCGACGGCAACGAGCTGCGTTCACTGGCGTCCAACTGGGCCGACACGCTGGCCGCGCGCAGCCGGGAGACGGTACGCGTCGGCGCTCCCGGACGCGGGCACGTCCTCGTGGTCCACCACGTCTTCCGCCCCGACGACTCCCCGCAAGCCCTCGACGTGGGCGCGCTGCTACCCCTGCACGCGACCGCACTGGGCAAGTCGCTGCTCGCCGGGGACGCCCACCTCATGGCCGCGCTCACGCACCAGCCGCTGGAACGGTTCACCCCGCGCACGGTGGTGGACCACGACGCCCTCGCGGTTACGCTGCCCGCCATCCGTCGCGCGGGCTGGGCCGGGGAGTACGGCGAGATGACGCTCGAGGAGGCGAGCCTCGCCGCGCCGATCCGCGGCCCCGGAGGACTGGTCGTCGGAGCCATCAGCGTCTCCGGTCCGGTCGATCGAATCTGTGACAGCAGAGGACGGCACCGTGACGCCCTCGTCGACCAGGTCCGAGCGGCCGCCCACGCCATCTCCCGGGAGCTGGAGGCGCCGCGACCATGA